A window from Aerococcus sp. Group 1 encodes these proteins:
- the rplQ gene encoding 50S ribosomal protein L17 has product MSYRKLGRSSSQRKALLRDLTTDLLINERITTTETRAKEIRKTAEKMITLGKKGDLASRRRAASYLRNEVSDVRVEDEKIVIETVLQKLFNDLGERYADRQGGYTRILKTEPRRGDNAPMAIIELV; this is encoded by the coding sequence ATGAGTTACCGTAAATTAGGTCGTAGTAGCTCCCAACGTAAAGCCTTATTACGTGATTTAACTACTGACTTATTAATCAACGAACGCATTACCACGACTGAAACTCGCGCTAAAGAAATTCGTAAAACTGCTGAAAAAATGATTACCTTAGGTAAAAAAGGCGACCTGGCTTCTCGTCGTCGCGCAGCATCTTACTTACGTAATGAAGTGAGCGATGTTCGTGTGGAAGATGAAAAAATCGTTATTGAAACCGTTCTTCAAAAGTTATTCAATGACTTAGGTGAACGTTACGCTGACCGTCAAGGTGGTTACACCCGTATTTTAAAAACTGAACCACGTCGTGGCGACAACGCTCCAATGGCGATTATTGAATTAGTATAA
- a CDS encoding acyltransferase family protein: MRQERLYFPQLDTLRLFAMLAIICYHFFTNSLPGGFLAVDIFLILSGYLVTSQLERRLREGKSFRLGWQFFRRLGKMFWPLVFFIILLLALLLLFQTELLTNIRPVVFSSLAFVNNWYQIAIGSSYFAEFLHPSLLTHLWYLGVYLQSLLVFYFIYGLLRRRLVKQHFTYFLIVLALMSVAWMAFLFTPGQDPSRAYYGTDSRLFSFLLGSIAFLMGEEIIGFSDRLLKSSWTPDLIALVTAGILAVLMKFLTDSSIWTYYGGMLVFDLLVVLLLLAIVQDQSFIGKALRFKPLAFIGRKNYFIYLTYYPIYIVFTAHASQQNWFTMQPWLQVLAIFVIGLLLDALINQRLVTIPIYLRPKGEPLRLITGFRQVRSKETPWYQKVLFWGFTLVLGLALFALVTAPKGEVVLKSEAEAREAREAIEQANREKHTIASDSDEDIEKYRQSLSQDQQAIVSDFSNEVLYQANGLSFTFLGDSLTIDVSKGITALFPRSNICAKVGLQVYQAGELIDSFSADNEIQDKVVVDLGANGGFTSQQINQLLKRFEGKKIYLVNTHVNRPWRQQVNEALKATADSRKNCQLIDWSGYYDQNAQADWLSQDGIHFSKAGVKAWTDYVGRALIEDNK; this comes from the coding sequence ATGCGCCAAGAACGGCTCTATTTCCCTCAGCTAGATACCCTGAGGCTCTTTGCCATGCTTGCCATCATTTGCTATCATTTCTTCACCAATTCCTTGCCGGGTGGCTTTTTAGCGGTGGATATATTCTTAATCCTATCGGGTTATTTGGTGACCAGTCAGTTAGAACGGCGCTTAAGGGAGGGCAAGTCCTTCAGACTGGGCTGGCAATTTTTTAGGCGCTTAGGGAAGATGTTTTGGCCCTTGGTCTTTTTTATTATTCTCTTGCTAGCGCTCTTACTTCTTTTTCAAACTGAGCTGTTAACTAATATCCGACCAGTGGTCTTTTCCAGCTTGGCCTTTGTCAATAACTGGTATCAGATTGCCATCGGGTCTTCCTATTTTGCTGAATTTCTCCACCCCTCGCTTTTGACCCATCTCTGGTACTTGGGGGTCTACCTACAGTCGCTCTTGGTCTTTTATTTCATCTATGGCTTACTGAGACGGCGGCTGGTCAAACAGCATTTTACTTATTTCTTGATCGTCTTAGCCTTGATGTCAGTGGCCTGGATGGCTTTTCTCTTTACTCCGGGTCAAGACCCTAGCCGGGCCTACTATGGGACCGATAGTCGCTTATTTTCCTTTTTATTAGGGAGTATCGCTTTCTTAATGGGGGAAGAAATCATAGGCTTCTCAGATCGGCTACTTAAGTCGTCTTGGACGCCAGACTTAATTGCCCTAGTGACTGCTGGTATATTAGCAGTCTTGATGAAGTTCTTGACGGATTCTTCCATATGGACTTATTACGGGGGCATGTTGGTCTTTGACCTACTGGTAGTCTTATTGCTCTTGGCTATTGTCCAAGACCAGTCCTTTATTGGTAAAGCTCTTCGCTTTAAGCCCTTGGCCTTTATCGGACGGAAGAATTATTTCATCTATCTGACCTACTATCCCATCTATATTGTCTTTACTGCCCATGCCAGTCAACAAAACTGGTTTACCATGCAACCGTGGTTACAGGTCTTAGCTATCTTTGTGATTGGTCTACTCCTAGACGCCCTAATTAATCAGCGCTTAGTGACAATACCGATTTATTTACGGCCTAAAGGAGAGCCCCTCCGTTTAATTACCGGTTTTCGTCAAGTCCGGTCTAAGGAGACTCCCTGGTACCAAAAAGTCCTCTTTTGGGGCTTTACCCTGGTCCTAGGCCTGGCGCTCTTTGCCCTAGTGACAGCACCCAAGGGAGAAGTGGTGCTCAAGTCTGAGGCTGAAGCTCGGGAGGCCCGTGAAGCTATCGAACAAGCTAACCGGGAAAAGCATACCATTGCTAGTGATAGTGATGAAGATATTGAAAAATACCGGCAGTCGCTCAGCCAAGACCAACAGGCCATCGTGAGTGACTTCTCTAATGAGGTTCTCTACCAGGCTAACGGCCTCAGTTTTACCTTCTTAGGAGACTCCTTAACCATCGATGTCTCTAAGGGGATTACGGCCCTCTTCCCACGGTCAAATATCTGTGCCAAGGTGGGACTCCAAGTCTACCAAGCTGGTGAACTAATCGATAGCTTTAGTGCCGATAATGAGATTCAGGATAAAGTGGTGGTAGATTTAGGCGCCAATGGTGGCTTTACTTCCCAACAAATTAACCAATTACTGAAACGCTTTGAAGGAAAGAAGATTTACCTGGTCAATACCCATGTTAACCGACCTTGGCGCCAACAAGTCAACGAAGCCTTGAAGGCAACCGCTGATAGCAGGAAGAACTGTCAATTAATTGATTGGTCTGGTTACTATGATCAAAATGCCCAAGCCGATTGGCTCAGCCAAGATGGCATCCACTTCTCAAAAGCAGGGGTCAAGGCTTGGACAGACTATGTGGGTCGGGCACTAATTGAAGATAATAAGTGA
- a CDS encoding energy-coupling factor ABC transporter ATP-binding protein, whose product MESIISVKDVSFRYDKEEDKQTIKQVSFDIFDQEWVAIIGHNGSGKSTMAKLIDGLLEAESGQITVAGLTLNEANVWTIRQNIGLVFQNPDNQFVGATVEDDVAFGLENAGVPHDEMVERVNWALDEVGMSAYRQYEPSNLSGGQKQRVAIAGIIALQPRVIILDEATSMLDPEGREEVMEVIRRLKKKSQLTVLSITHDLSEAASADRILVFRQGEIVNEGKPAEIFSYGDKLIDMGLGVPFSVQLKNALAQRGFSFEKDYYTEEGMVDWLCKLNSKA is encoded by the coding sequence TTGGAGTCGATCATCTCTGTCAAAGATGTTAGCTTTCGCTATGATAAGGAAGAAGACAAACAAACCATCAAACAGGTTTCTTTTGATATCTTTGACCAAGAATGGGTAGCTATTATCGGTCATAATGGCTCAGGGAAATCTACCATGGCCAAACTAATTGATGGGCTATTAGAAGCGGAATCCGGCCAGATTACCGTGGCGGGTTTAACGCTTAATGAAGCCAATGTCTGGACGATCCGGCAAAATATCGGCCTGGTTTTTCAAAATCCTGACAACCAATTCGTTGGAGCCACGGTTGAAGACGATGTGGCTTTTGGCTTAGAGAATGCTGGGGTACCACACGATGAAATGGTCGAGCGGGTCAATTGGGCCTTAGACGAGGTCGGCATGTCGGCTTATCGACAATATGAACCCAGTAACTTATCCGGAGGGCAAAAACAACGGGTAGCCATTGCAGGCATTATTGCTCTCCAGCCCCGGGTGATTATTTTGGATGAAGCCACCTCCATGTTGGATCCAGAAGGGCGCGAAGAAGTGATGGAGGTTATCCGCCGTCTAAAGAAAAAGAGCCAGCTCACCGTCCTATCCATTACCCATGATTTAAGTGAAGCGGCCAGTGCCGACCGGATTTTGGTTTTTCGTCAGGGAGAAATCGTTAATGAGGGCAAACCGGCAGAAATATTTTCTTATGGGGATAAGTTGATCGATATGGGACTGGGCGTGCCCTTTAGTGTGCAATTAAAAAATGCCCTAGCCCAACGTGGTTTTTCATTTGAAAAAGATTATTATACTGAAGAAGGGATGGTGGATTGGTTATGCAAATTGAATTCCAAGGCGTAA
- a CDS encoding energy-coupling factor ABC transporter ATP-binding protein: protein MQIEFQGVSYAYGAGTPFETLSLHDVNLTIPDQSFTAFIGHTGSGKSTAIKHLNGLLKPTQGTVQIGPDQLTKNSKGEVLRRIRSQVGIVFQFPESQLFEESVLKDVMFGPLNYGASEEEARQKAIEALDLVGLPSELYDQSPFDLSGGQMRRVAIAGILAMEPQVLVLDEPTAGLDPKGHRDMMAMFYRLYKERQLTVVLVTHQMNDAAQYANHIVVMNRGTVVRQGPTAEIFSDADWLRDHSLSLPDSLAFKAVLADRAGVQLQDNPLTVDQLANSILNYFELGEVQDEE from the coding sequence ATGCAAATTGAATTCCAAGGCGTAAGTTATGCTTATGGGGCGGGCACTCCCTTTGAAACCTTGTCTTTGCATGATGTGAATTTAACCATTCCCGACCAAAGTTTTACCGCCTTTATTGGCCATACCGGTAGTGGGAAATCAACCGCCATCAAACACCTTAACGGCCTCTTGAAGCCTACTCAAGGAACCGTTCAAATTGGGCCAGACCAGTTGACCAAGAACTCTAAAGGAGAAGTCCTACGGCGGATTCGTAGTCAAGTAGGGATTGTCTTTCAGTTTCCTGAGTCGCAACTCTTTGAAGAGTCCGTCCTTAAAGATGTTATGTTTGGCCCCTTAAACTACGGAGCCAGTGAGGAAGAAGCCCGTCAAAAAGCCATTGAAGCCCTGGACCTGGTTGGTTTGCCAAGTGAGTTATATGACCAATCGCCCTTCGACTTATCAGGCGGGCAAATGCGCCGGGTAGCCATTGCTGGAATCCTTGCCATGGAACCCCAGGTCTTAGTCTTGGACGAACCCACGGCTGGCTTGGATCCAAAAGGTCACCGGGACATGATGGCCATGTTCTACCGACTCTATAAGGAACGCCAGTTAACGGTGGTTTTAGTGACTCATCAAATGAATGATGCTGCCCAATATGCCAATCATATTGTCGTGATGAATCGAGGAACGGTAGTCCGTCAAGGGCCCACAGCGGAAATCTTTTCTGATGCTGACTGGCTGAGGGACCATAGCCTATCCTTACCTGACAGTTTAGCCTTCAAGGCGGTTTTAGCTGACCGAGCAGGGGTTCAACTCCAAGACAATCCGCTAACCGTTGACCAACTCGCGAATAGTATTCTTAACTATTTTGAACTAGGGGAGGTTCAAGATGAAGAATAA
- a CDS encoding energy-coupling factor transporter transmembrane protein EcfT — protein MKNKFIMGRYLNGDSLVHRMDPRAKLIIMFILLIFIFFANNGLTYGILGLLVVAFVWLTGISLKIFLKGLKPMILLILITVALQLFFTRTGEVYWQWGFLAITDEGLWNALFIFLRFVYIIFISTILTLTTKPLDITDGLESLMKPLKNILPVHEIALMLSIALRFVPTLLEETDKIMDAQWARGVDFSEGSLMSRIKAIIPILVPLFVSAFDRAYDLSIAMEARGYQGGEGRTKYRLLHWHQRDTMAIGLVACVCLAILIFRS, from the coding sequence ATGAAGAATAAATTTATTATGGGACGTTATTTGAACGGCGATTCCCTGGTCCACCGAATGGATCCACGGGCCAAATTGATCATTATGTTCATTTTACTGATCTTTATCTTCTTCGCCAATAATGGCCTGACTTATGGAATCTTAGGCCTCTTAGTGGTGGCTTTTGTCTGGCTGACCGGAATTTCTTTGAAAATTTTTCTCAAAGGGTTAAAGCCCATGATCCTATTGATCCTAATTACGGTGGCCTTGCAGTTATTCTTTACCCGGACAGGGGAAGTTTACTGGCAATGGGGCTTTTTAGCCATCACTGATGAAGGTTTATGGAACGCCTTATTTATCTTTTTGCGTTTCGTTTACATTATTTTCATTTCTACCATTCTTACCTTAACCACCAAACCCCTGGATATTACCGATGGCTTGGAAAGTTTGATGAAGCCCTTAAAGAATATTCTACCAGTCCACGAAATTGCCTTAATGCTGTCCATTGCATTACGCTTTGTACCAACCTTATTAGAAGAGACGGACAAAATTATGGATGCTCAATGGGCGCGTGGGGTTGACTTTAGCGAGGGCTCCTTAATGAGCCGGATCAAGGCCATTATTCCCATCCTGGTGCCCCTCTTTGTCTCGGCCTTTGACCGCGCCTACGACTTATCCATTGCTATGGAAGCCCGTGGCTACCAAGGGGGCGAAGGGCGGACCAAGTACCGTTTACTCCACTGGCACCAACGCGATACCATGGCTATCGGTCTAGTGGCTTGCGTTTGCCTAGCAATATTAATCTTTAGGTCCTAA
- the truA gene encoding tRNA pseudouridine(38-40) synthase TruA: protein MPQRYKATIAYDGTPYVGFQVQPNGPSIQAALEKALKLMTKGQEIPVYGSGRTDSGVHALGQVVHFDYPSEIETEGLLRALNSILDDAICVKTVEPVEKHFHARYHAQRKAYLYKVSLAPFVSPFERHYVLHHPYRTDVSRIQAALPALIGAHNFKSFCSTKTDKTVFDREIYRAECQASWDGQTLTFYFEGNGFLYNMVRIIVGTCLQIGDGLRPVENLSDLLRIQDRNAAGPTAKAHGLYLHHVDYPSRAERIAKSEANGFY from the coding sequence ATGCCACAACGCTATAAAGCGACGATTGCTTATGATGGTACTCCCTATGTGGGATTTCAAGTCCAACCCAATGGTCCCAGTATCCAAGCAGCCCTGGAAAAGGCTCTGAAATTAATGACGAAGGGACAAGAGATTCCTGTCTATGGGTCTGGCCGTACCGATTCTGGTGTCCATGCCCTAGGGCAAGTGGTTCACTTTGACTACCCTTCAGAGATCGAAACCGAGGGCTTATTACGGGCTTTGAATAGTATCTTAGATGACGCTATTTGTGTGAAGACAGTTGAGCCGGTGGAAAAACACTTCCATGCCCGCTACCATGCCCAAAGAAAAGCCTACTTATATAAGGTGTCTCTAGCTCCCTTTGTTTCGCCTTTTGAGCGTCACTACGTTCTCCACCATCCCTATCGTACTGATGTTTCTCGGATCCAGGCCGCCTTGCCGGCCTTAATAGGGGCGCATAACTTTAAGAGCTTCTGTTCTACCAAGACGGATAAAACCGTCTTTGACCGGGAGATCTACCGGGCGGAATGTCAGGCTTCTTGGGATGGGCAGACTTTGACTTTTTATTTTGAGGGCAATGGTTTTCTCTACAATATGGTGCGGATTATTGTGGGGACCTGCTTGCAGATTGGCGATGGCCTGCGTCCGGTGGAGAATCTCAGTGACTTGTTAAGGATTCAAGACCGGAACGCCGCGGGCCCCACTGCCAAGGCACATGGTCTCTACTTGCACCATGTGGACTATCCCAGTCGAGCGGAACGCATTGCTAAGTCAGAGGCGAACGGTTTCTATTAG
- a CDS encoding serine hydrolase has protein sequence MVKITFLLIGLIILGGFAYLLVRAIRLDKLKATKQVLAVITMLLFALNLGLAVSIIRQQAAGEKQQIDHMADQYLAWLDKESGASQSKALESALQNLVSDLTEGQVGIAVFNQEGKKIVAINDQADFITASTYKPLLAAAALYLLEEGEISASQEERIKQLIIPTIQWSDNDRAITLGRDIVDYDRFNQIMHDWGFQTFRVETSGDYSLHITPEDLARFYQELEQGKLLNSEHTAFLLEQLQQSQEPIPFDEALAGDDNYWNKYGLLTGIYNESGIYKDAKGKSYYLAVMTSDWLASDSEKTDWFKQLAEVFSQYLYGE, from the coding sequence ATGGTAAAGATAACTTTCTTGCTAATAGGCTTGATCATCCTAGGAGGCTTTGCTTATTTACTGGTGCGGGCCATTCGTTTAGATAAGCTAAAGGCCACCAAACAAGTATTGGCAGTCATTACAATGCTTTTATTTGCACTTAATCTGGGCCTGGCGGTCTCAATTATCCGCCAGCAGGCTGCGGGAGAAAAGCAACAAATCGACCACATGGCTGACCAATACCTAGCCTGGCTGGATAAGGAAAGCGGGGCTAGTCAATCCAAGGCTTTAGAAAGTGCCTTGCAAAACTTAGTCAGCGACTTGACAGAAGGACAGGTTGGCATAGCGGTTTTTAACCAAGAGGGGAAAAAGATTGTCGCTATCAATGACCAAGCCGACTTTATTACCGCCTCTACCTATAAACCCCTTCTAGCCGCCGCAGCCCTTTACCTTTTAGAAGAAGGGGAAATTAGTGCCAGTCAGGAAGAGCGGATTAAGCAACTTATTATCCCTACTATCCAGTGGTCGGATAATGACCGCGCTATTACCCTGGGGCGCGATATTGTCGATTATGATCGTTTTAACCAGATTATGCATGACTGGGGTTTTCAGACTTTTCGTGTTGAAACCTCTGGGGACTATTCCTTACATATTACTCCTGAAGATCTGGCCCGTTTTTACCAGGAACTGGAACAAGGCAAGCTATTGAATAGCGAGCATACGGCCTTCTTACTCGAGCAATTGCAGCAGTCCCAGGAGCCAATCCCCTTTGACGAGGCCCTGGCTGGTGATGATAATTATTGGAACAAGTATGGCTTGCTCACCGGCATCTATAATGAAAGTGGGATCTATAAAGACGCCAAGGGAAAAAGTTATTACCTGGCCGTGATGACGTCCGATTGGTTAGCCAGTGATAGTGAGAAAACGGACTGGTTTAAGCAATTAGCTGAGGTCTTTAGCCAGTACTTGTATGGGGAGTAA
- the rplM gene encoding 50S ribosomal protein L13: protein MRQTYMAKASEVERNWVVLDATDIALGRLAAVATNMLRGKNKPTFTPNVDTGDHVIIINADKVKLTGNKAQDKKYYHHTGYPGGIKETTAGKLRAEKPERLIETAVRGMLPKNRLGRKQFTHLHVYSGSDHKHQAQQPETIDITELI from the coding sequence ATGCGTCAAACTTATATGGCAAAAGCTAGCGAAGTTGAACGTAACTGGGTTGTTCTTGACGCGACTGATATTGCATTAGGTCGTTTAGCAGCTGTAGCAACAAATATGTTACGTGGTAAAAATAAACCAACTTTTACCCCTAATGTTGATACTGGTGATCATGTGATTATCATCAACGCTGACAAGGTAAAACTAACTGGTAACAAAGCTCAAGACAAGAAATACTACCACCACACTGGTTACCCAGGTGGCATTAAAGAAACCACTGCTGGTAAATTACGTGCAGAAAAACCTGAACGTTTAATTGAAACCGCAGTTCGTGGTATGTTACCTAAGAATCGTTTAGGCCGTAAACAATTTACCCACTTACATGTATACAGTGGTAGCGACCATAAACATCAAGCGCAACAACCAGAAACCATCGATATTACAGAATTAATCTAA
- the rpsI gene encoding 30S ribosomal protein S9, translated as MAQASYQATGRRKDSTARVRLVPGTGNIFFNGKAMEEYLPYASLFVIVKQPLAVTQTEGQYDIHINVQGGGFAGQSGAARHGIARALLEVDPDFRKPLKEAGLLSRDPRMKERRKPGLKKARKAPQFSKR; from the coding sequence GTGGCACAAGCAAGTTATCAAGCAACAGGACGCCGTAAGGATTCTACTGCCCGCGTACGCTTAGTACCTGGTACTGGTAATATCTTCTTTAACGGTAAAGCCATGGAAGAATACTTACCATACGCATCCTTATTCGTAATCGTTAAACAACCATTAGCCGTAACACAAACTGAAGGTCAATATGACATCCATATTAACGTTCAAGGTGGCGGTTTTGCTGGCCAATCTGGTGCAGCTCGTCACGGTATTGCCCGTGCATTATTGGAAGTAGATCCTGACTTCCGTAAACCATTAAAAGAAGCTGGTTTATTATCACGTGACCCACGTATGAAGGAACGTCGTAAACCAGGTCTTAAGAAAGCACGTAAGGCACCTCAATTCTCCAAGCGTTAG
- a CDS encoding G5 domain-containing protein — protein sequence MALVALGTPIVFAQDSNNQSLTQEQMTEILAKVNGTNSYQEWVANTVEEVKVTIEAQKGQNLDEYIIQWGDTLWAISQASGIPIDELVAINGIQNADLIYAGDTLKGVLNRIQAYAKHKEAQTVAITPQQSTNTLQVLTTEPVSVLPREVAETKVPTNHTAEVSQPSVSQSVKPIQEQSQTEESQPNHQKDAPVETVKEQSEPQVIDRTEETIKVTEGDQTDSQTTPSGVIEEQPATEGRPTEHQTDTNSVVERPEPTVKPSPEPSVPVVPTQPQEGNDEGEKGSSESVPLTPLAPATPIEEVQPAIVKRTDHSVRTTPIHFGFQRIADPNLEKGVEQVVQEGKDGVKTETIERVYENDQLISETVIATEVVDATPQIIHVGTKESAPEDTIEVKKVTTTESIPYKQVIKDNPSLEKGREALIQKGEEGQREIVEEVTYTNGKETSRKQISDQVVKEAVDEIIVRGTREETESVPLTPLTPATPIENEKTEPVITTKEESHTEAIPFETVRKENKNLEKGVEQVIQTGVNGEKTITEKVTFTDGKESNRELIREEVTKEPINQVVEYGTKEKVSSDPFGPTQGLQVGDAFNGGVVKDFIIRFPENILDLAKAKNESNAQEYYEKAKKPSEINYVGTAENGHTTYSPIPFNKEVVNLFNNTDTMINTVKLNEEFAKILNAERQSKGLIPLSYGDYLQEGADNRSQELAEYGDIRVNGKSHVRPHDGSSFRTAYDPTIRYGLSENSLLTFIVGNPYQLLSEKYLAEHAFNMWKESPGHYANMMNEDSKSFVFSMKIAPDKKGRGNLLIGTFSGDSQMSKEGNLFIHELDKQGKLKNL from the coding sequence TTGGCTTTAGTCGCCCTAGGAACACCTATTGTCTTTGCTCAAGATTCTAATAATCAATCATTAACACAGGAACAAATGACTGAAATTCTTGCCAAAGTAAACGGTACGAATTCCTACCAAGAATGGGTAGCCAATACCGTTGAAGAAGTGAAGGTAACCATTGAAGCACAAAAAGGACAAAACCTTGATGAATACATCATTCAATGGGGCGATACTTTATGGGCAATTAGTCAAGCTTCAGGGATTCCTATTGATGAATTAGTAGCGATTAACGGCATTCAAAACGCTGACTTAATCTATGCAGGAGACACCTTAAAAGGCGTTTTAAATCGTATTCAGGCTTACGCTAAGCATAAAGAAGCGCAAACAGTTGCTATTACGCCACAACAAAGCACAAATACTTTACAAGTTTTAACTACTGAACCAGTATCTGTATTACCTAGAGAAGTCGCTGAAACAAAAGTACCAACAAATCATACTGCTGAAGTGAGCCAACCATCTGTCAGCCAATCAGTTAAACCGATTCAAGAGCAATCTCAAACTGAAGAAAGTCAGCCAAACCATCAAAAGGATGCCCCAGTTGAAACAGTAAAAGAACAATCAGAGCCACAAGTGATTGATAGAACTGAAGAAACAATTAAAGTGACCGAAGGCGATCAAACGGATAGTCAAACTACTCCAAGTGGCGTGATCGAGGAACAACCAGCTACCGAGGGAAGGCCTACCGAGCATCAAACCGATACAAATAGTGTCGTTGAAAGGCCAGAACCAACGGTAAAACCAAGTCCTGAACCTTCTGTACCAGTTGTGCCTACTCAACCACAAGAAGGCAATGACGAGGGTGAAAAAGGTTCAAGTGAATCTGTTCCTTTAACCCCATTAGCTCCTGCTACTCCTATTGAAGAGGTGCAACCAGCAATTGTTAAGCGTACCGACCACTCGGTAAGAACCACGCCAATTCACTTTGGTTTCCAAAGAATAGCTGATCCAAACCTTGAAAAAGGGGTTGAACAAGTCGTTCAAGAAGGTAAAGATGGTGTGAAGACGGAAACCATCGAACGTGTCTATGAAAACGACCAATTGATTTCAGAAACAGTTATTGCTACTGAAGTCGTTGATGCCACACCACAAATCATTCATGTAGGAACGAAAGAATCTGCTCCAGAAGATACCATCGAAGTCAAGAAAGTAACCACAACTGAAAGCATTCCTTATAAGCAAGTAATCAAAGACAACCCAAGTCTTGAAAAAGGAAGAGAAGCTCTTATTCAAAAAGGTGAAGAGGGGCAAAGAGAAATTGTCGAAGAAGTGACTTACACTAATGGTAAAGAAACTAGCCGCAAACAGATTTCTGATCAAGTCGTCAAAGAAGCTGTGGATGAAATCATTGTTCGAGGTACTAGAGAAGAAACAGAAAGTGTTCCTTTGACACCACTTACACCTGCGACTCCAATCGAAAATGAAAAGACTGAACCAGTTATAACTACTAAAGAAGAAAGTCATACCGAAGCGATTCCTTTTGAGACTGTTCGAAAAGAAAATAAGAACTTAGAAAAAGGCGTTGAACAAGTCATTCAAACAGGTGTCAATGGTGAGAAAACAATCACAGAAAAAGTAACCTTTACAGATGGCAAGGAAAGCAATCGTGAATTGATTCGTGAGGAAGTCACTAAAGAGCCGATTAATCAAGTGGTTGAATATGGAACGAAAGAAAAAGTTTCTTCTGATCCATTTGGTCCAACCCAAGGCTTACAAGTCGGTGATGCCTTTAATGGTGGGGTAGTTAAAGACTTCATTATCAGATTTCCAGAAAATATATTAGATCTTGCAAAAGCAAAGAATGAAAGTAATGCTCAGGAATATTATGAAAAAGCTAAAAAGCCCTCAGAGATTAATTATGTAGGTACAGCAGAAAATGGTCATACAACTTATAGTCCGATCCCTTTTAATAAAGAAGTTGTTAACTTATTTAATAATACTGATACAATGATTAACACCGTTAAACTAAACGAAGAATTTGCCAAAATTTTAAATGCTGAGCGTCAATCTAAAGGTTTAATACCATTAAGCTACGGCGACTACCTTCAGGAAGGAGCAGATAACCGATCACAAGAATTAGCTGAATACGGTGATATAAGAGTCAATGGAAAATCACATGTAAGACCACATGATGGAAGTTCATTCCGTACTGCATATGATCCAACAATTCGTTATGGATTATCTGAAAATTCATTACTTACATTTATAGTGGGGAATCCTTACCAATTATTAAGTGAGAAGTATTTAGCAGAACATGCTTTTAACATGTGGAAAGAATCTCCTGGTCATTATGCAAATATGATGAATGAAGATAGTAAATCATTTGTGTTTTCTATGAAAATAGCACCAGATAAAAAGGGTAGAGGTAATCTTTTAATAGGTACGTTTTCTGGTGACTCTCAAATGAGTAAAGAAGGTAACTTGTTCATTCATGAATTAGATAAACAGGGAAAACTAAAAAATCTCTAA